Within Zootoca vivipara chromosome 10, rZooViv1.1, whole genome shotgun sequence, the genomic segment GGGAAGATGAGGgagaaacttgtttttttttgtattttaatgagaacctacctaatttgtacGTTTCAAACAAATACATGGCCCAAAATGCTCTTATGCTGAAGGTGCAGAGCTCTCAATAGTTCCTCTGCAGCCTGTCCAGGAGTAggctttgcctgctgaacagcagcctgaaaggGAAGAAGGCGGAGTGACTCCACCAGCAGCTGATCAGCCTGCAACAACACAGAGGAggaggcactgatgagaaccagttggcttcagccttcttaagcagagcttctaGCTTCactcagatgctggaaacaactCTAGTACGGTAGTTCCTGgtcctaccttgctgcttcctgctcctctTGACCCTGTGATCATtggattccctgacccctggactgtcTGACCACATGGATTGCTGTCAGACCCTAGGACTGGGcctgactttggatgctgactcTGCTTCCAGGCATGTACTCCTCAGAGACTCTTCTAGTTGGCTAGTGAGCTCTGCACTGAGCTCTGCACATTGTTGCGAAGCAATGAGACTATGACAAAGCCGTGTCCTAATCTGCTGCACAACTGACACATCAGGTGTAGGGTATGTGGGTGTGGCTTTACCAAAATGGCCTGGTGGGCCCAATGTGGAGGCCTGATGGGCTTAGCCTGGCCCTGCTTtagagggttggggaaccctccagatgttttggactaccactcccatcatacctgaccatagGCCACAGGTCCCCTTCATCTGTTTTAGCTGCTACAGGTAAAATCCATTGGGGCATTATTGTGCACTAGCCACATTGAAATAGATAGGAATGGTTCAAGAGCATTTATAATGCTTGTGGGGCAATAGAATAGAAGtgctttattgtcactgtaccacttgtttacagtgagattaaacaagATTAAGTCTTGGTTAACTGGGCACATTTCTTCTGCTGTGCTTCCAAGGTCTCTGGTGTTTCAAAGAAGCAGTTCATGCAAGACCTACCACTGCTCTTCGATCTTTTTAATCAAATTGCAGGAACTCCCTCAGAAGATGGCTTCACATGTGCATGGCTCTTGCTTAGTGAGACCTGGACAGTGCCATCTCTGAACTAGAGCTTCCATCCTTAGTATTTCTCCTTTTTTCACCCTCTGTTTCCGTCACATGACTGCCTTCACTTTCCGCACCCCAATGATGTCACCCCCATGGTGGTTGGTGCCCACtgaggcagggaggccaacaataGGGGGAGCTAGAGTCCATATAGGCGGAACCACTTATTTTAGTTTCTCCCCCGTCTGCCTCCCTGTTGATTCCTACAAAAGCAACACACTGAGGCTAAGTTggaagaagctgacaggcagggccactGCTTGGACTGGTTGTGGGTTAAATGGCAGGCAGGTAGAGGACATAATGAAGTTGGTGGGACATTCCCACCCCCtactggaaaccataggaggtgagactgctcttgtgcttgtgtCTTGCTTGTGGTTTccccagagacatctggttggccactgtgagaacaggatgttgaacaaGATCCATTAGATCTTTGTTCTTAAGTTCTCATGACTTATTTGCCCTACTGGACCACCCGCCACTTTGCCACCAAAACACATTTGCAgtcgcctgcctcctctcctgcaTTTGCCATTTGGTTTGGAGTATgtgtatgtatggaagtgagagctgggccataaagaaggctgatcgccgaagaattgatgcttttgaattatggtgctggaggagactcttgagagtcccatggactgcaagaagatcaaacctatccattctgaaggaaatcagccctgagtgctcactggaaggacagatcgtgaagctgaggctccaatactttggccacctcatgagaagagaagactccctggaaaagaccctgatgttgggaaagatggagagcacaaggagaaggggacggcagaggatgagatggttggacagtgttctcaaagctacgaacatgagtctgaccaaactgcgggaggcaatggaagacaggagtgcctggcgtgctctggtccatggggtcacgaagagtcggaaacgactaaacaaccacaacatGTGTGTGTTGACTATCCCTCCTCACCACACACACAGGgaataaatgtaacaaaataaaatccctaaacatttatttaagGTGAGTCTTGAGGCTTAACTTTAGCCAAGGAAGCTACAAAGTTCTAGTCTTTCCTCAGGCAAACAGTTTGTCTTCTGTTCTGGGTCAAGCGAGCACATAGCACGTGTTGTACCTTACCTGGATTAGTCTCAGCTGGACTTGCTTCTACAGGATTAACTCTGCAAAAGTGAAGTGCAGAAGTCTGCCTTCTGGCAAGGTGCTCTTCCTTTAACTCTGCTACAAGGACTCGACAAACTTTGAATGTCTAGGACCCAATACCGATGCTGGCATATTTCTTTTCCTGATCTTGTAAAGATGTCATGTTGATGGAAACATCACTGTTAAAATTGATTTGAGTTGTACCCATTAGTGCCACTGGTAcataaaacatagctgccaagtctcccgtattccctgggaaacccccgtttttccagctgtttcccgctggcagcccggattttaaaaaaccccgtaaatcccccggattcttaccggcccggggaggctccttctgcgcatgtctggagtctctcgtcatgcacagaagcgatttctggtgctgcggccattttggaaatgggcagagcatgcgtagaagcgacttctggtgctgttctgcccagttccaaaatggccacagcacaacttccagtgccgcgctgctgccgatcccggatttttcaatctgggagttggcacctatgacatAAAAACGTAagacgagccctgctggatcaatccAGTGGTcagtctagttcagcatcctgttctcccagtggccaatcagatgcctgtgggaagcctgggagcaggacttgagcgcaacagcactcttctcTCCTGCGATTCCTAGCAAGTGATATTCAGGGGCATACTGCCCCTGGTAATAAGAAAACAGCCTGGTTCTTGGTATGTCAAGGTGCCACTCATGGTACATGTGTGGCCTCAGGGTCACTGATGGGGTCACTGATCAGGGTTGCTGATGgggaactgtgttgcaaaattggGGAAGTGCAGATTTCATCAAAGAatgactgtgttttgttttgcacactgtttcagaaagtacagattaggtaggttcacctttaaatgtgaatggaactgactttctcccccatccctgcagcTGGAACAACTGGCAATTGCACTAGGATCTTCTTTCTGGTAAGAAATGGGAGGCTTTGGACAACACCCCCTTCACCATAATGAACTTGGTGCATCTCTCCTAGCTGGAGGGGAAGGGACTTAAGCAACATCAGCCGAAGATATTAATCAGTCAACTGGTCCGTCTCTGTCTAATGAAAGGGGCCAATATGTTCTCCCTGGCAGACAATGGGGCAGCCTTCCAGTAGTCCTTTAACTTGTGTTGACCTTCAGTGTTGGTCCCTGGGATGTCTGACACTGACATCATTCTCATTTAGCTATCAAATGATGGCTATTTTAccctctagagcagcctttctcaaccttgggtccccatatATTATTgtactgcaactcctatcatctctgcCCCTCAACCATtctggctgggggtgatgaggtatggagtccaacaacctttggAGGTCCAGAGCTTTCTTTTTCTCGAATCAAACTAAACAAAGTTTGTAAACTCCCCCCTCTCTAATGTGTTGGCTTTAATACTTCCTGCTAAACTGTTAATTCACTGTTAATTGATTTTAATCTGTGCTCACTGTTgtgtgtaaaccactttgaataCTCTTAGTGGAAAAATCCAGAATAAAATCATCTgggaaacaaaaatacataatttcACCACTTATCAACCCTTCTGGCTGCTACTTTGGCTCCTGATTCTTCCTTCTGGGCATTACAATGGTGTTGTGCAAGATCAAACTCCACTTGGTGAATTCAGTAAAATATGACCAtcatggtcccttctaactctacagatTTATGATTCTGTTGGAGGCATGCTGCAACAGAAGACTCCTATCTAATctgcaaagttgttgttgttttaaataaataaataaataaataaagcaaaataaaaacaagatgcCCAAAACTAATTCAGCTAAATGTGAAATTTGATCTGGGAACTTCTCCCTCTGGAGCAATCAGCCtgaagaaggagggggaagagcTCAGCCTGTGATGATGACAAAATTCAATCAGAGTTGAACTGCCATTGATTGCTTTGATCTGGTTTGTGTTTATCTCCTAATTAAGCGACTCTAAtccgtttttttatttttttatgtgcaTTTACCATTTCTCTCCCTGCCCATTCTCCAGTGGCAGTTGTTCTGCTGGCATGACAGAAATGAGCATGTTGGAACAATGGGGACCACACTGGTTAGGTATTATGATAAAGAGAGAGCTGCAACAAAAACATTGCAGTGTACCCCCAGCCTCCATGGGGAGTGCCTGCTTATGGTCATGGTCAGGTCTTGTGGAGGTTGAGGGCTAAGGGGAATTTTGTGGGAAATTTGCAGTCAAAACATAATTAGCAAGCACAGTGCTTGTTAATGTATGAAGGGGCTAAGACCATAGAGCTGTATTTGCTGAGAGGCAGATTCAGACCATAGAAATGCAATTTGGTAGAGTAGGTTCAGTCAGGTTatgcctcctcttctccagagAGGGAGGATGTAaagctttttcttcctgttctctccccctccctctctctttctctcttctttgaaCCATGTAGCTGATCAGATGTGTGAGACTGGCTCTCCAAGCCCAGACTCCATGTTTGACGATACTATTCTGTGTTTTGTGCTCAGCAAGCTTTTACCTGAAAGCAACTTTGATGTAGCATTGATTGATGCAGTGAATGAGACCTTGCATTGTGTAAGTAAAAGAATTTAAACTTACTTTATGGTGTAGTCTAGTCACAGAGGGACAATATGGTGAGGAGCAAAAAAGACTTGATCGGTCCCTATGAAAGGCAACAAGACAACCCACACTGCTGTAAGGCTGTGGTTACAGGTATGTGGTGCTATGTTGCTTCTACCCCAAATCTCCACCCAGGTAGCAGAGTACGCTTGTCCCATGCCtcagagggctggggggggggggacttccaggGACTAGCTACTTTCTTGTTTGCGTGAAAACTTTATTCCAACAAGACTTCCACTtcaggcctcagacaagctctgcatgtgGCTGTCTCCACCGTTCCCTAAGGCTTGTGCTTCATTAGCAAAGGGACCGTTGTCTAAACTGGAtggggatgattggaattgtagtccaataacatctggtaACTCATAGTTGAAGATCATGTGGTCAGCCAGTGTGCTGATCAATAGGATGTGGATATAGTTCTCCATTTGAAAGGAGATTAGGAaacacagatttatttttattttaaatctggcAGATGGGTCACAGTTGTCCTGTTAATACAAACAGCAAGAGACATTTGGGTGAGAGGTCAGCAAAGCTGTTGTTGGCCCAGAGTGGACAATCAACGGTCAACAAGGAAGCAATTGTTGAAAGTcccaaacaatgttttctgcaccAGACATAAATAAAGGAACACTCAAAAgatgggggaaaaaatgtttccGGGAGCGAAAGAGACAGCTAAGGGGGCAGGTGTAGGGTTGTTAAATTGCCTTTTCTTATTGTACTGGGAGCCATTAAAAATAGCCAGGCCATTTCAGCTACTGAAAGTTTTTAAGACCTTTGAAGAATGATAAAGCTTTAGGCTTAGGAGGCTGCGAGTGGCAGTGCCTACATTTAATGATTGAATAAACTTGACACTGATGACATGACAGAGGCACTGGAAACAATGATGAGAAATGAGATGATAGAAGgcttggcaaaacagagatgaggCACAGTCACCGAAGATCCCAAGCAGAAGGGCCCCGTCTAATCAACAGGCTTTGATTCTTTTAATAGATCGCTGGGGTAGCTGGAAAGACCGCAACGCAAACCCACTTAAATTAGCATTCCCGAGGACCATGCCCAGGGCTTCTAGCCAGCATTTCATTGCCATTGTTGCTATTCCATGGGGGCAGGGAGCATTTCCTCCTTGAAATTTTTATGAAAACAAGAATCAGAGCGATAAATTCTTTGCAACTTTTCAGAGGTGGGAATGTTATTAGAGCTGATAAAAAAGTCTATTTGAGTTTCCCTTTAAAGTGTTTAATCTTAAATCCCCTGAAGATTCAACACTGGACTCATATTTGATCACTTAAATGAAAAGAGCCTGCAGGTTGCTCCACTATTTCCCCCTCTCAGgaagaaaatacacacacacacacacacacacacacacacacacacactattgaaGAGATGGACTGAAATATGTGGAAAGTCTCTTCCTGCACTTTACATCTGGGAAGGCATCAAGAGGCCTCTCAGTCTTTAGAGACTATCCTGCATGCTGGGGACACACAATTCTGGACCACCTCAAATTCTGCAACCAAAATCCTCACATTTTGCATTCAGGATACATGACTGCAATCTGGAAAATCTGCATAGATTTCTTTAACCACACTCATTTTGTTTATCCCTGTTGCAGAATCTGAGAGCTTTTAAGAGACTGGAAGCTCTTTGTGTGGGTCAGACCTGATTATGTTGCTAGACATAGTCCCAAATCCATGTTCTCATGAATATTTTGCTACAAAAATCAGAAAGAGTATTTTGTAAAACGTGCTTCATGTAATATGAGATAGTCcagtacagcaattttaatcaaaatctgtgAGGTAGTTAATCTgagcagttattattattattatttttaaaaataattatggtgATCTGTTGctgaacaaccccattgaagaagatagtGGTTACCCAAGCCTCATTTCTGGTTGCAAAGAGGCGCCCAtatcagttcaagcttcagggccctgAAAATGTATTCCTATTTCTGACAATTACATTGAGTGCTTCTTATGCTATTAGCCTGTGGTTTTTGTGCCACCTGGGGAATCTCACTTTTGTGTTCCTGGCCCGATTGGCACGGGGCAGCTTTCTATTTTCCAGTAAAAGCACACAGGAATTCTGGGAAAATTCAAAATCGCTCTGCCTCCAACATGGCTCCTTCTGGTTTTGTTCTTTGGTGGTTCACTGATCCTCAGCATTGGAGAAACCCCAAAAACACAAAAAGCCATTTCTTTGTATAAAGATTTTAATCATTTAAAGACACTCCTTAATGCAACAGGGCAAGACATCCAGTATTTCATCCAATAtaattctctcttcccctccatcTATTAATCTATAAGCCATTATTTTGGgttcaaaatacaataaagcaaacACCCTCATCCCTCACTTCACAGAAATAAGGTTATTCAAAAGCTCCCTTGGTGTTTTTATCCCTTCTCTCGAACATACGTTTTACCCCACCAAGCACAACTAACACAAAGTGTGCAAGGCAAAGAATCCAACAGCCTTATCCTTTAGATTGTCCAGTTTGATCAACGGAATAATAGCTCTTTTCCCGAAGAGGGAAGGTGATCCCACACCTCCAGCACTGACCAATAAAATCTCATCATCCCAGGCCACTTTTGCAACAGTGTTATCCATCAGTTTTAGGGCTGTGTAAAGCCTCAGCTCTCCAACAGACAGTGCAATGCAATATCCATTTGGTATATTAACCCCACACCTAGAAAGTGATATTGTTTCAAGCAGAGTCCTTCAATGGAGGAAGTGCTGGCTTTCTTCTATAATTGCTTCCCATTTAGGTCAAGCAGCATTCATCCTTCAAGGTCAATGAGAAGCATTTTAGCTTTGTCTTAAGCAGAATTCTCCTCCAGCAATTATCGGTATTACATTTGCATCTCTCCATTCCTCTGtggtttctccctctttcatccTCACCACAGTGGTGTGAagcaggtgaggctgagagatggggaagagttgtagctcagcgGTGGACCATTTGCCTTGCATACAgaacaagggtgccaacttgaataaaacatctgtcctcatctgtctcctgagaaatctctatgtgggacaagaagctacagttagaactggatatggaacaactggttggttcaaaattgggaaaggagtacgacaaggttgtatattgtctccctgcttatttaacttataggcataattcatcatgcgaaaggctggactagatgaatcccaagccggaattaagattgccggaagaaatatcaacaacctcagatatgcagatgacacaaccttgatggcagaaagcgaggaggaattaaagaaccttttaatgagggtgaaagaggagagcgcaaaatatggtctgaagctcaacatcaaaaaaaccaagatcatggccactagtcccatcacctcctggcaaatagaaggggaagaaatggaggcagtgagagattttactttcttgggctccttgatcactgcagatggtgacagcagtcacgaaattaaaagacgcctgcttcttgggagaaaagcaatgacaaacctagacagcatcttaaaaagcagagacatcaccttgcctacaaaggtccgtatagttaaagctatggttttcccagtagtgatgtatggaagtgagagctggaccataaagaaggctgatcgccgaagaattgatgcttttgaattgtggtgctggaggagactcttgagagtcccatggagtgcaagaagatcaaacctctccattctgaaggaaatcagccctgagtgctcactggaaggacagatcgtgaagctgaggctccaatactttggccacatcatgagaagagaagactccctggaaaagaccctgatgttgggaaagatggagggcacaaggagaaggggacgacagaggacgagatggttggacagtgttctcgaagctacgaacatgagtttgaccaaactgcgggaggcagtgcaagacaggagtgcctggcgtgctatggtccatggggtcacgaagagtcggacacgactaaacgactaaacaacaacaggtaagccctgccccaactaattgatcacaagatgtggcacacacatgcacaaaccatttgaatggcaaagcccatcaacttttttggggggcgcaaagggacctcagcccctaggaattggctcttctgatgcagaaggtcccatgttcagtttCTGGCATCCTCTGGCAGGTCTGAGAGGGACTTCctatttgaaaccctggagagccactgtctgtCAGCGTAATACTAAGCTAAGTGGACCTTTGAGTCTGACTCTGTAAAAAGCAACTACCTATGTTCTTGTAGCAATCAATTCAAGACCACCCAGTCACTTTTGTGGCCACTTGGGGATCTGAATCCAGCAGGTTTCCCTTGTGTAAGTCCACCACATCAGGCTAGTTCAATGATGATGCTGTAAAGCACAGtagctcttccttccttttcttcttctatgtGAAATTGCCACTAATATGCCTCCATGCTGGTTTCAAGGACAGAGGTGGGAGGCTGTACTGAGGGAGGTAGTCAAAGAGTAGATAAGGCTTTGAGAACATCATTGGATCCGTGCGCAGCAGGGCACAGGACGTCATGTCTGGTAACCAGGAAGATGAGGAATGCTCTTGGATCAATGAGTACTGCCATGCGTGGGGGCCTATGCCACAACGGCTGCATGGCACCCGGCAGGGACCCTGTCATAAGACAGATAGAAAGAGAATCTTAGGCGCAATAATGCAGGCTTTTAGCTGGGTGCAATTTATGAGCAACACAGGACTTGCCTTATCAATTCCCTTCAGTGTTTagcaataaaaaagcaacaaagtTTCAGAGAATACCTCTAAATGGAGTCCTTAAAATATAGTGACAGGCAATCAGTAAGGGAGAAAAGAAATCATTTTGTTCTGGTGATTGCGAGGGTTTGTGTGGGCGGAGGACGGGACGGAAATATTGTTTGCCAGCCAAATAACTCTTTCAGGCTGCAGCCCTGTACAGgggctcaatgggacttacttctgagtagacaatagAATTGCGCTGTCAGACAGTTCCAGCCTTTGCAGAACATGTAAATCCAGGGTTTAGAACGTGCTGGGATTAGAATAGAAAAAGCAGCTGCGTAGAGATGAAGTTTTGAAGTAatcaaaaccatggtttgcaaacaCAGCTCAGACTACTGTTTCAGTTTCTGGTTTGCATTAGCCATGGTCTGTAGACATTAAACTCTGAGCTCCATAGAGATGGGGTTGGAGGGTGAAGAAAGGAATGTATTTTTTTGAGGTTTGTAGGCCAGAATGGATAACAAGGTCTGAGTTTATGGTATTTTAGTGTAACATGTGCTAGACTCTGGGATGCCTCTCTGTGCAAGGCTTTTACTGTTAAGTCTATTTGTGCTTTTACAAAAACACCCACAAAGGCTATGCAAAACTATGGCTTAACCCCAAACTGTTAATCAGAAACATTTATTACCTGCTTTTTCAAGGTACAGTTCTTAATTAGTACAATTTATATGTACAAAAACTCTCAGTTTAAGAAGGTCGGTCCTCCCTTTACAGATAGTCATTTATACTCACTACTGTCTCTGCCTTTGGAGCTGGGATAAAATCAACCTCAGTTAGATGCTGAAGACCACAAAAATTGCCAAATCTTTCATGCTTTCTCCACTTTGCCCGCTGATTCTGAAACCAGATCTATgtgtgggggaagagaagaaatgaaatcaatgggaggggggcgtgaagtggtgactcacccccttGTGGCAGCAATTCCAGGGTCCACCTCTTAAAGGgcttatatatatgggtgtcactggccatacaccgaAAGGTCGTTAGTGAACTACCCTGTGgtgggcttggctgcctgctaaACTTACGTctcacagagcacccccatatcccatttaccctgatgagccccaggtcccccagctggggggctgggagggatacacccCCAAGGCCTAAGGCAAAGTCTTCCTACATTCGgatgtttaataaagttgtggcctaattttaattccatataacgtcagagtctttattccttccttatgatccctgggggctggggctgtcgctgCCTGGTcacacaatgaattgaaaaaaaaatcatttgtcaaaaaaccagaagctttcttattgggAATAATAGGAGGTGAAAAAGCAAAGGACttgaaaagactgtttatgtatgtgaCGACAGCCGCAAGAACGCTTTtcgcccagaaatggaaggaagataaagtcccaaccaaagaagaatggaaaaccAAGGCGATGGACTATGATGAAATGACAAAAATGACTGTGAAGATCAGACACCAAGATGATAGGAAATTCAGTAAAGagtggggaaaatttata encodes:
- the ISX gene encoding intestine-specific homeobox; this translates as MNYLEGNEKKGKRRIRTTFTAEQLQELERIFHVTHYPDVNIRNQLAAKINLPEARIQIWFQNQRAKWRKHERFGNFCGLQHLTEVDFIPAPKAETVGPCRVPCSRCGIGPHAWQYSLIQEHSSSSWLPDMTSCALLRTDPMMFSKPYLLFDYLPQYSLPPLSLKPAWRHISGNFT